In Alistipes ihumii AP11, a genomic segment contains:
- a CDS encoding SDR family NAD(P)-dependent oxidoreductase — translation MKEIEQLIEISRKYGRDSRYVIAGGGNTSYKNADKLWVKASGCALATITEDGFAVLDRKKLNVIPEKTYPADTAAREEEVKNDLAAACITKDRRPSVETSMHNALSAAFIVHLHPTMVNGLMCGQNAEAETARLFGDEAVYIPYTDPGYVLFKEVDDRIKAYKAKFGKEPAILLLQNHGIFVGADTTAEVEAIYDRVLSTIEKAAGVSLPEGDKPVCDCVQEVLPAIRMMLSKQGIKTLRVRNNALIERYASSESEYAKVAAPFSPDAIVYCKSKYIYLAAADKQALLEQAQTQIEQYVAANGYTPKVLLIKGIGLVAVGDNAAGCDIILDVYEDMMKIAAIAQSFGGEHPMTQRQIDFIDNWEVENYRRKVSAGGASGRVENKTIIVTGAAQGFGEGIARCLIQQGANIVVADLNETVGAATAERLNGMARSNRAIFVKTNVADTESLRNLIHETVCRFGGLDVFVSNAGVLRAGGLEEMTPENFEFVTKINYNAYFYCAQAASRVMKLQNKYAEDNYGDIIQINSKSGLRGSKANFAYAGGKFGGVGLTQSFALELAPFRIKVNAVCPGNFYEGPLWSNPENGLFLQYLHAGKVPGAKTVEDVRKYYMDQVPMRKGTGPEDVTKAVLYLIEQTCETGQAVPVTGGQVMLS, via the coding sequence ATGAAAGAGATAGAACAACTGATCGAAATATCGCGCAAGTACGGCCGCGACAGCCGCTACGTGATCGCGGGAGGCGGCAACACCTCGTACAAGAATGCCGACAAGCTGTGGGTCAAGGCCAGCGGATGCGCGCTGGCGACGATCACCGAAGACGGCTTCGCCGTGCTGGACCGCAAGAAACTGAACGTCATCCCGGAAAAAACCTACCCGGCGGATACGGCCGCGCGCGAGGAGGAAGTCAAGAACGACCTGGCGGCCGCATGCATCACGAAGGACCGCCGCCCGTCGGTCGAGACCTCGATGCACAACGCGCTGAGCGCCGCGTTCATCGTCCATCTGCATCCGACGATGGTCAACGGCCTGATGTGCGGACAGAACGCCGAGGCCGAAACGGCCCGCCTGTTCGGCGACGAGGCCGTATATATCCCGTATACCGATCCGGGATACGTGCTGTTCAAGGAAGTGGACGACCGGATCAAAGCCTACAAGGCCAAATTCGGCAAGGAACCCGCCATTCTGCTGCTGCAGAATCACGGCATCTTCGTCGGCGCCGACACGACGGCCGAGGTCGAAGCCATTTACGACCGCGTGCTCTCGACGATCGAGAAGGCGGCCGGCGTATCGCTGCCCGAAGGCGACAAGCCGGTATGCGACTGCGTGCAGGAAGTGCTCCCGGCTATCCGCATGATGCTCAGCAAGCAAGGAATCAAGACGCTCCGCGTCCGCAACAACGCGCTGATCGAGCGTTATGCCTCGTCCGAAAGCGAATATGCGAAAGTTGCGGCGCCCTTCTCGCCCGACGCGATCGTCTACTGCAAGTCGAAATACATCTATCTCGCCGCCGCCGATAAGCAAGCGCTGCTCGAGCAGGCCCAAACACAGATCGAGCAATACGTCGCAGCGAACGGCTATACGCCGAAGGTGCTGCTCATCAAGGGTATCGGCTTGGTGGCGGTCGGCGACAACGCCGCAGGCTGCGACATTATTCTGGACGTGTACGAGGACATGATGAAGATCGCCGCGATCGCCCAGTCGTTCGGAGGCGAGCACCCGATGACCCAGCGCCAGATCGACTTCATCGACAACTGGGAAGTGGAAAATTATCGCCGCAAGGTCAGCGCGGGCGGCGCATCGGGACGCGTCGAGAACAAGACGATCATCGTGACCGGAGCCGCTCAGGGCTTCGGCGAGGGCATCGCCCGCTGCCTGATCCAGCAGGGAGCCAATATCGTCGTGGCAGACCTGAACGAGACGGTCGGAGCGGCGACGGCCGAGCGACTCAACGGCATGGCCCGGAGCAACCGCGCCATCTTCGTTAAGACGAACGTAGCCGACACGGAGAGCCTGCGCAACCTGATCCACGAGACGGTTTGCCGCTTCGGCGGACTGGACGTGTTCGTCAGCAACGCGGGCGTGCTGCGCGCAGGCGGGTTGGAGGAAATGACTCCGGAAAACTTCGAGTTCGTCACGAAAATCAACTACAACGCCTACTTCTACTGCGCTCAGGCCGCATCGCGCGTGATGAAGCTCCAGAACAAGTATGCCGAGGACAACTACGGCGATATCATTCAGATCAACTCCAAATCGGGCTTGCGCGGCTCGAAAGCCAACTTCGCCTACGCCGGCGGCAAGTTCGGCGGCGTGGGTCTCACGCAGTCGTTCGCGCTGGAATTGGCGCCGTTCCGCATCAAGGTCAACGCGGTCTGCCCGGGCAATTTCTACGAGGGGCCGCTGTGGTCGAACCCCGAGAACGGCTTGTTCCTGCAATATCTGCACGCAGGAAAGGTCCCGGGAGCCAAAACGGTCGAAGATGTCCGAAAGTACTACATGGACCAAGTGCCGATGCGCAAGGGAACCGGCCCGGAAGACGTCACCAAGGCCGTGCTGTACCTGATCGAGCAGACCTGCGAAACGGGTCAGGCCGTGCCGGTGACCGGCGGGCAGGTGATGCTGAGCTAA
- a CDS encoding zinc-binding dehydrogenase — protein MKTKAVRLYGKNDLRLEEFELPKIKDDEILAKVVCDSICMSSYKASHEADIHKRVPRDIAQNPVIIGHEFAGELVEVGSKWSGRFKAGDKFSIQPALNYEKGPVGVLSAPGYSYRFIGGDATYVVIPNEVMEQGCLLPFTGEGYYPASLSEPLSCVIGAMHANYHITPGSYKHDMEIKQGGNMAILAGVGPMGLAAINYAIHRTDRKPKLMVVTDIDQTRLDRAASLYSPEEAAKNGIELKYVNTGSMADPVEGLKALTDGKGYNDVFVFAPVAAVVEQADAILSFDGCLNFFAGPAKTDFKAPFNFYNVHYAYTHVVGTSGGNTDDMKEALAMMNEGLDPAGLVTHVGGINAVIDTTLNLPSIPGGKKLIYTHIDMPLTPIAEFEAKGKESPVYAELHKLCQQHKGLWNTEAEAYLLAHADKL, from the coding sequence ATGAAAACGAAAGCTGTAAGACTCTACGGTAAGAACGACCTCCGGCTGGAGGAGTTCGAGCTGCCGAAAATAAAGGACGACGAGATACTGGCCAAGGTGGTTTGCGACAGCATCTGCATGTCGTCGTACAAAGCCTCGCACGAGGCCGATATCCACAAGCGGGTTCCGCGCGACATCGCCCAGAATCCCGTTATCATCGGACACGAGTTCGCGGGCGAGCTGGTCGAGGTGGGCAGCAAGTGGAGCGGCCGCTTCAAGGCGGGCGACAAATTCTCGATCCAACCCGCGCTCAACTACGAGAAAGGCCCCGTCGGCGTGCTGAGCGCGCCGGGCTACTCGTACCGATTCATCGGCGGCGACGCGACCTACGTCGTGATTCCGAACGAAGTGATGGAGCAGGGATGCCTGCTACCGTTCACCGGCGAGGGTTACTACCCCGCCTCGCTGTCGGAGCCCCTGTCGTGCGTGATCGGCGCGATGCACGCCAACTATCATATCACGCCCGGATCGTACAAGCACGACATGGAGATCAAGCAGGGCGGTAACATGGCCATTCTGGCCGGCGTCGGCCCGATGGGTCTCGCCGCGATCAACTATGCGATTCACCGCACCGACCGCAAGCCGAAGCTGATGGTCGTGACCGACATCGACCAGACGCGGCTGGACCGCGCCGCCTCGCTTTATTCGCCCGAGGAAGCGGCCAAGAACGGCATCGAGCTGAAATACGTGAACACGGGCAGCATGGCCGATCCGGTCGAGGGCCTGAAAGCGCTGACCGACGGGAAGGGCTACAACGACGTGTTCGTATTCGCGCCGGTAGCCGCAGTCGTCGAGCAGGCCGACGCGATTCTGTCGTTCGACGGCTGTCTGAACTTCTTCGCCGGTCCGGCCAAGACCGACTTCAAGGCTCCGTTCAATTTCTATAACGTGCACTATGCTTACACCCACGTCGTAGGAACCAGCGGCGGCAACACGGACGACATGAAGGAAGCCCTCGCCATGATGAACGAAGGGCTCGATCCGGCCGGTCTGGTCACGCACGTAGGCGGTATCAACGCCGTAATCGACACGACGCTGAATTTGCCGAGCATACCGGGAGGCAAGAAACTGATATACACGCATATCGACATGCCGCTGACCCCGATCGCCGAGTTCGAGGCCAAAGGCAAGGAAAGTCCGGTCTACGCCGAGCTGCACAAGCTCTGCCAGCAGCACAAGGGGCTATGGAATACCGAGGCGGAGGCCTATCTGCTGGCCCATGCCGACAAGCTGTAG
- a CDS encoding class II aldolase/adducin family protein, which yields MKQLDTKLMHPADQITVVISRIYRSGLTTTSGGNISIKDENGDIWITPGGIDKGSLTPKDIICVKPDGTIIGPHKPSSEFPFHKAIYEMRPKMTAVIHAHPPALVSFSITHQIPNTNIIPQAKRVCGKIGFAPYDVPGSQGLGQKIAAEFKNHPDYKAVIMENHGVVLCGEDLMDAYQRFETLEFCARTVINAKTLGEPTYLTDDQIEQHEKSLPTDYPHFMGVTYPSDERAIRSLIVKMVRRACDQGLMISSYGTVSVRWRGNDFLITPPGVPRWDIEPGNIVQVKNGMVEAGKIPSRSVALHQEIYQSHPEINSIIITQPPHLMGFCTSGVKFNVRTIPESWIFLKDTPIIPFGVQYEDNKKISDTLKSVPAVLLANDSVLITGDGLLQTFDRLEVAEFSAKSLIMAAPIGELKPINDKEVEDLRVAFHVK from the coding sequence ATGAAACAGTTAGACACCAAGCTGATGCATCCTGCCGACCAGATCACGGTCGTCATCAGTCGCATCTACCGGAGCGGATTGACTACCACTTCGGGAGGCAACATCTCGATCAAAGACGAGAACGGTGACATCTGGATCACGCCGGGCGGTATCGACAAGGGATCGCTGACCCCGAAAGACATCATCTGCGTGAAGCCGGACGGAACGATCATCGGTCCGCACAAGCCGTCTTCGGAATTTCCTTTCCACAAGGCCATCTACGAGATGCGTCCGAAAATGACCGCCGTCATCCACGCGCATCCGCCCGCACTCGTATCGTTCAGCATCACGCACCAGATACCCAATACGAACATCATTCCGCAAGCCAAGCGCGTTTGCGGGAAGATCGGTTTCGCGCCGTACGATGTTCCGGGCAGTCAGGGCCTCGGTCAGAAAATCGCCGCCGAGTTCAAGAATCACCCCGACTACAAAGCCGTCATCATGGAGAATCACGGCGTCGTGCTGTGCGGCGAGGACCTGATGGACGCGTACCAGCGCTTCGAGACGCTCGAGTTCTGCGCCCGCACGGTCATCAACGCCAAGACGCTGGGCGAGCCCACGTATCTGACCGACGACCAGATCGAGCAGCACGAAAAGTCGCTTCCTACGGATTATCCGCACTTCATGGGCGTCACCTATCCGTCGGACGAGCGGGCGATCCGCAGCCTGATCGTGAAAATGGTGCGTCGCGCCTGCGATCAGGGCCTGATGATCAGTTCTTACGGTACGGTTTCGGTGCGCTGGCGGGGTAACGACTTCCTGATTACGCCTCCGGGCGTTCCGCGCTGGGATATCGAGCCGGGCAACATCGTGCAGGTTAAGAACGGCATGGTCGAGGCCGGCAAGATTCCGAGCCGCTCGGTCGCCCTGCATCAGGAGATCTACCAAAGCCATCCTGAGATCAACTCGATCATCATCACGCAGCCTCCGCACCTGATGGGCTTCTGCACGTCGGGCGTCAAGTTCAACGTGCGCACGATCCCCGAAAGCTGGATTTTCCTCAAAGACACCCCGATCATTCCGTTCGGCGTGCAGTACGAGGATAACAAGAAGATTTCCGACACGCTGAAGAGCGTTCCGGCCGTACTGCTGGCCAACGACTCGGTGCTGATCACCGGCGACGGGCTGTTGCAGACCTTCGACCGTCTGGAGGTAGCCGAGTTCAGCGCCAAGTCGCTGATCATGGCGGCTCCGATCGGCGAGCTGAAACCGATCAACGACAAGGAAGTCGAAGACCTTCGCGTCGCATTCCACGTCAAATAG
- a CDS encoding biotin/lipoate A/B protein ligase family protein, which produces MRLVRSISDSPVLNGLLEEHLLTERPLGDVLLFYINRPSVIVGRNQRIEAEVDTDYCLRHGIEIVRRLSGGGTVYHDYGNINYAFIVDKDERPVLDRDFATPIIDALRPLGVEAVSGERKELLVGGYKISGTASHVARTRILFHGTLLHRTDLGALDRALRGDVSKRGRKVASVPSPVMNLATLTGEQETTEHFLGRLTGFFENYYGTALRLEPEPETEAALKRRANELSGPASGSLQPPVSEAER; this is translated from the coding sequence GTGCGGCTCGTAAGAAGCATATCGGACTCCCCTGTCCTGAACGGGCTGTTGGAGGAGCATCTGTTGACAGAACGTCCCTTAGGGGACGTTCTGCTCTTCTATATCAACCGGCCGTCGGTCATCGTCGGACGCAACCAGCGGATCGAAGCGGAGGTAGACACCGATTACTGTCTGCGGCACGGCATCGAGATAGTCCGGCGCCTTTCGGGAGGCGGAACCGTCTACCATGACTACGGAAACATCAATTACGCTTTTATCGTAGACAAGGACGAAAGGCCCGTTCTGGACCGCGATTTCGCCACGCCGATCATCGATGCGCTGCGACCGCTCGGCGTCGAGGCCGTCTCGGGAGAACGCAAGGAGCTGCTTGTCGGCGGCTACAAAATCTCGGGGACCGCCTCGCATGTCGCACGCACGCGGATACTTTTCCACGGCACGCTGCTGCACCGAACGGACCTCGGCGCGCTGGACAGAGCGCTTCGCGGAGACGTCTCGAAGCGCGGTCGGAAAGTCGCGTCGGTTCCGAGTCCGGTCATGAATCTGGCCACGCTGACCGGAGAGCAGGAAACGACGGAACACTTCCTCGGCAGACTGACCGGATTTTTTGAAAACTATTACGGCACGGCGCTTCGGCTGGAACCGGAGCCGGAAACGGAAGCCGCGCTCAAAAGAAGAGCGAACGAGTTGTCCGGGCCGGCATCGGGAAGCCTGCAGCCGCCCGTCTCCGAAGCGGAAAGATAA
- a CDS encoding cold-shock protein, whose protein sequence is MKGTVKWFDSAKGYGFITTEAGSDIFVHYTGINKEGFRGLEEGQNVEFEVSEGKKGEQAVNVSVIG, encoded by the coding sequence ATGAAAGGTACAGTAAAGTGGTTTGATTCGGCCAAAGGTTATGGCTTTATCACGACCGAGGCAGGTAGTGACATTTTCGTACACTACACGGGTATTAACAAGGAAGGGTTCCGCGGTTTGGAAGAAGGCCAGAACGTCGAGTTCGAAGTGAGCGAAGGCAAGAAGGGCGAGCAGGCCGTGAACGTTTCCGTAATAGGATAA
- a CDS encoding metal-dependent hydrolase family protein, producing MTPQRTARETKSIILNNVVIFNGKEESTVRGSVRIDGNRIRTVSTEPIGSDRDRPAEVIDGQGKFLMPGLIDAHWHAFLAPNTTMDLMTADESYTQLKAGREAERTLLRGFTTIRDAGGPVFGLKRAIDEGIVAGPRIFPSGSMISQTGGHGDFRAVYDIPRPFECCDPTHTEMIGAATIADGPDAVAVAARNNLRLGASQIKLMVGGGAASLYDRLEDVQFFEEEIRTAVHAAENAGTYVMVHVYVPEGIRQAIRAGVKSIEHGHLIDEETMKMIADNGVWLSMQPFTADDNTYPSEEQQRKHEMIVAGTDNTYKLAKKYGVRLAWGTDLLFNPAKAKDQNRGIAKLARWFSNYEILKMVTRDNAELLALSGRRNPYPGPLGTIETDALADLLLVDGNPLENIELLTEPEKNFLLIVKDGTICKRQGV from the coding sequence ATGACTCCGCAACGAACCGCTCGGGAAACGAAGAGCATCATACTGAACAACGTCGTCATATTCAACGGCAAAGAAGAAAGCACCGTCCGGGGAAGCGTCCGGATCGACGGCAACCGGATTCGAACGGTCTCGACAGAACCGATCGGTTCTGATCGGGACCGGCCGGCCGAGGTGATCGACGGTCAAGGAAAATTCCTGATGCCGGGACTGATCGACGCGCATTGGCATGCCTTTCTCGCCCCGAACACGACGATGGACCTGATGACGGCCGACGAGTCCTACACGCAACTGAAGGCCGGACGCGAAGCCGAACGAACACTGCTGCGGGGCTTCACCACGATCCGGGACGCCGGAGGACCGGTCTTCGGCCTGAAGCGCGCGATCGACGAGGGAATCGTCGCCGGCCCCCGGATATTCCCCAGCGGCTCGATGATTTCGCAGACGGGCGGTCACGGCGACTTCCGGGCCGTCTATGACATTCCCCGGCCGTTCGAGTGCTGCGATCCGACCCACACCGAAATGATCGGAGCGGCGACGATCGCCGACGGTCCGGACGCCGTCGCCGTCGCCGCAAGAAACAACCTGAGACTGGGCGCCAGCCAGATCAAGCTGATGGTAGGAGGCGGCGCCGCCTCGCTGTACGACCGGCTCGAGGACGTCCAGTTCTTCGAGGAAGAGATACGGACGGCGGTCCATGCGGCCGAAAACGCCGGCACATACGTCATGGTGCACGTTTACGTCCCCGAGGGAATCAGGCAGGCGATCCGGGCCGGAGTGAAAAGCATCGAGCACGGACACCTGATCGACGAAGAAACGATGAAAATGATCGCCGACAACGGCGTATGGCTCAGCATGCAGCCGTTCACGGCCGACGACAACACCTACCCGAGCGAAGAACAACAGCGCAAGCACGAGATGATCGTCGCCGGCACGGACAATACGTACAAGCTCGCAAAAAAGTACGGCGTCAGGCTCGCGTGGGGAACCGACCTGCTGTTCAACCCGGCCAAAGCCAAGGACCAGAACCGAGGAATCGCCAAGCTGGCCCGCTGGTTCTCGAACTACGAGATATTGAAAATGGTAACCCGCGACAACGCGGAGCTGCTCGCCCTGTCGGGCCGCAGGAATCCCTATCCGGGCCCGCTCGGGACGATCGAGACGGACGCCTTGGCCGATCTGTTGCTCGTCGACGGCAATCCGCTGGAGAATATCGAACTGCTGACCGAACCGGAGAAAAACTTTCTGCTGATCGTCAAGGACGGAACGATATGCAAGCGACAGGGCGTCTGA
- a CDS encoding mechanosensitive ion channel family protein has product MDSVNIYAQNETARIVVGFLIFAVAVTAVVILYRYVTRKLARRARRTQGLFDDFVIDVLRMPFLLLLIWIMFRIFSQTVFYDTRYFGAMNHAIEILVIVTIGWILIKLTRILFYVLEKKLDAKADKDMQVRGSLTKMKIFERMIAGLIVVVVVAVCLMTFDKIRAVGVSLLTSAGIAGIIVGFAAQKSLGMILAGIQLAITQPIRLDDSVIVEGEMGVIEEIKLTYVVVRLWDQRRLILPVTYFLEKPFQNWTINSAQLLGTVYLYLDYGMPLEALRRETERILRDHPKWDGRASNVQVTDMKERYMEVRVLFSSSDSGSRWDLSVDVREKLLKFLQDNYPDCFVRTRIMDVGPAAKDGSAGA; this is encoded by the coding sequence ATGGATTCCGTGAACATCTACGCACAAAACGAGACGGCTCGGATCGTCGTCGGCTTTCTGATTTTCGCGGTCGCGGTCACGGCGGTCGTCATACTGTACCGCTATGTTACGCGCAAGTTGGCCCGGCGGGCCCGCCGAACCCAAGGTCTGTTCGACGATTTCGTCATCGACGTGCTTCGTATGCCTTTCCTGTTGCTGCTGATCTGGATCATGTTCCGGATATTCAGTCAGACCGTGTTTTACGACACCCGATATTTCGGCGCAATGAATCATGCGATCGAGATTCTCGTGATCGTTACGATCGGATGGATTCTGATCAAGCTGACGCGCATATTGTTTTACGTGCTGGAGAAAAAGCTCGATGCGAAGGCCGACAAGGATATGCAGGTACGCGGGAGCCTGACGAAAATGAAGATTTTCGAGCGGATGATCGCCGGACTGATCGTAGTCGTGGTCGTAGCCGTCTGCCTGATGACGTTCGACAAGATCCGGGCGGTGGGCGTCAGTTTGCTTACGTCCGCCGGAATCGCCGGAATTATCGTGGGCTTTGCCGCTCAGAAGAGTCTCGGCATGATACTGGCCGGTATCCAGCTGGCTATCACGCAACCCATACGCTTGGACGACAGCGTGATCGTCGAGGGCGAAATGGGCGTGATCGAGGAGATCAAGCTGACATACGTGGTCGTGCGCCTGTGGGATCAGCGCCGGCTCATTCTGCCCGTGACCTATTTCCTTGAGAAGCCGTTTCAGAATTGGACGATCAATTCGGCCCAGCTGCTCGGCACCGTCTACTTGTATCTCGACTACGGCATGCCGCTGGAAGCCCTGCGCAGGGAGACCGAAAGGATATTGAGAGATCACCCGAAATGGGACGGACGCGCCTCGAACGTGCAGGTGACCGACATGAAAGAACGTTACATGGAGGTGCGGGTGCTGTTCAGCAGCAGCGATTCGGGCTCGCGGTGGGACCTTTCGGTCGATGTTCGGGAAAAACTTTTGAAATTTCTTCAAGACAACTATCCGGACTGTTTCGTCAGGACGAGGATCATGGATGTGGGACCGGCGGCCAAGGACGGTTCTGCCGGTGCATGA
- a CDS encoding MmcQ/YjbR family DNA-binding protein has product MDILDVRELCLSLPQSEETTPFDETTLVYKVAGKMFLLADMTDGRAVNVKCDPDHAIALRERYAEVTPGWHMNKRHWNTVRIDGDLPEKLIREWVVDSYRLVAGSLPKTVRGPLLEALDACAEENEPEKPMNPNR; this is encoded by the coding sequence ATGGATATACTCGACGTACGCGAACTCTGCCTGTCTCTGCCTCAGAGCGAGGAAACGACCCCTTTCGACGAGACGACGCTGGTCTACAAGGTAGCGGGCAAAATGTTCCTGCTCGCCGATATGACCGACGGCCGCGCCGTCAACGTCAAGTGCGATCCCGATCATGCGATCGCGCTCCGGGAGCGGTACGCCGAGGTGACGCCGGGCTGGCACATGAACAAACGCCACTGGAATACGGTACGCATCGACGGCGACCTGCCGGAAAAACTGATCCGCGAATGGGTCGTCGATTCGTATCGTCTGGTGGCCGGAAGCCTGCCCAAAACCGTGCGCGGACCGCTACTCGAAGCGCTGGACGCATGCGCCGAGGAAAACGAACCCGAGAAACCAATGAACCCGAACCGATGA
- a CDS encoding alpha-L-rhamnosidase C-terminal domain-containing protein, translating into MKKLFLLTLALLAAATAGAQIHLEGYRQSDIAPRWTEGRWDARWISVPGEPLNAYGVYLFRKTLNLPSKPERYVVHVSADNRYKLYVNGHLVSLGPARGDIYNWNYETVDLSPWLRQGDNTLAAEVWNFVEWKPIAQISFNQTGLIVQGNGPDEQGANTDGSWKCLRNDAYAPHTTGVYGYFAAGPGERIDASRYPWGWQQPDYDDSAWAAARVGMEGAAKGARDYPGRLLVPTPIPPMEYAEDRFSRVRQSENARIPDAFPRSAASITVPARTKARILLDNDSLTTAYLSLLFSGGRGSQITVAYAEALYMDTAPLSKGNRDEIEGKKFVGYEDIILPDGGSDRLFTSLWWRTWRYVQLTIETKDEPLEIGDVYGTFTAYPFERASTFDAPGHPQLNRMLDIGWRTARLCANETYMDCPYYEQLQYFGDTRIQALITLYNTRDRYMARNAIEQGRQSIVSDGITMSRYPSGIHQFISSFSLYWICMGHDYWRYRGEEEYLKTLLPAYRGVLSWYEGFLKEDFSLAFVPHWFFGDWASNFEAGEPFREKDGNSAFQDLLFVMGLEAAADMEEAFGIPSYGKRYRETASSIKRTIKEKYWDAERGLFSDTRDRRNYSQHVNVLAILNEAVEGDEARAVMERTLADTTLTQTTIYFRYYLNQALKKAGLGDRLLDNMQVWEDQMALGLSTWAEQPEPSRSDCHAWGSSPNIEFFRTILGINSDGPGFSRILIEPSLGKLKEVSGTMPHPRGDIAVKYRVGKKGSLSAEITLPEGVEGELIWNGERRPLHGGFQQLTVR; encoded by the coding sequence ATGAAAAAACTGTTTCTGCTTACGCTCGCTCTGCTGGCGGCCGCGACAGCCGGCGCCCAGATCCACCTCGAAGGCTACCGCCAAAGCGACATCGCCCCCCGCTGGACCGAAGGACGATGGGACGCACGGTGGATCTCCGTCCCCGGAGAACCGCTGAACGCCTATGGCGTCTATCTCTTCCGCAAGACGCTGAATCTGCCGTCGAAACCGGAACGATACGTCGTGCACGTATCGGCCGACAACCGCTACAAGCTCTACGTCAACGGACATCTGGTCAGTCTGGGTCCCGCCCGAGGCGACATCTACAACTGGAACTACGAGACGGTCGACCTGTCGCCCTGGCTACGGCAAGGCGACAATACGCTGGCCGCCGAAGTGTGGAACTTCGTCGAATGGAAGCCGATCGCGCAGATCAGCTTCAATCAGACCGGACTGATCGTTCAGGGCAACGGCCCCGACGAGCAGGGCGCCAATACGGACGGCAGCTGGAAATGCCTGCGTAACGACGCCTATGCCCCCCACACGACCGGAGTCTACGGATACTTCGCCGCCGGACCCGGCGAGCGGATCGACGCGTCGCGCTACCCATGGGGCTGGCAGCAACCGGACTACGACGACTCCGCCTGGGCGGCGGCCCGCGTCGGCATGGAAGGCGCGGCCAAGGGCGCCCGAGACTATCCGGGCCGGCTGCTCGTCCCGACTCCGATTCCGCCTATGGAGTACGCCGAGGACCGTTTCTCGCGCGTGCGCCAATCGGAAAACGCCCGGATTCCCGACGCCTTTCCGCGCTCGGCCGCTTCGATCACCGTTCCGGCCCGCACGAAAGCCCGCATCCTGCTCGACAACGACTCGCTCACTACGGCCTATCTGTCGCTGCTGTTCAGCGGCGGACGGGGCTCGCAGATCACCGTCGCATACGCCGAAGCGCTCTATATGGACACCGCCCCGCTGTCGAAAGGAAACCGGGACGAGATCGAAGGCAAGAAATTCGTCGGATACGAGGACATCATTCTGCCCGACGGCGGCAGCGACCGGCTGTTCACGTCGCTTTGGTGGCGGACGTGGCGTTACGTGCAGCTGACGATCGAGACGAAAGACGAGCCGCTCGAAATCGGCGACGTGTACGGCACGTTCACGGCCTATCCGTTCGAGCGCGCATCAACGTTCGACGCACCGGGACATCCGCAGCTGAACCGCATGCTCGACATCGGCTGGCGGACGGCGCGCCTGTGCGCGAACGAGACCTACATGGACTGTCCCTACTACGAACAGTTGCAATATTTCGGCGACACGCGGATTCAGGCGCTCATTACGCTCTACAATACGCGCGACCGGTACATGGCGCGCAATGCCATCGAACAGGGCCGCCAGTCGATCGTATCGGACGGCATCACGATGAGCCGCTACCCGTCGGGCATTCACCAGTTCATCTCGTCGTTCTCGCTCTATTGGATATGCATGGGACACGACTATTGGCGCTACCGGGGCGAGGAGGAATACCTGAAAACGCTTCTGCCGGCATACCGGGGAGTGTTGTCGTGGTACGAAGGCTTTCTGAAAGAGGATTTCTCGCTCGCATTCGTGCCGCACTGGTTTTTCGGCGACTGGGCATCGAATTTCGAGGCGGGAGAGCCTTTCCGCGAGAAGGACGGCAATTCCGCGTTCCAAGACCTGCTGTTTGTCATGGGACTCGAAGCGGCCGCCGACATGGAGGAGGCTTTCGGCATACCCTCGTACGGGAAACGCTACCGCGAAACGGCCTCGTCGATCAAGCGGACGATCAAGGAGAAATATTGGGATGCCGAACGCGGCCTGTTCTCCGACACGCGCGACCGGCGCAACTATTCGCAGCATGTCAACGTGCTGGCGATCCTGAACGAAGCGGTCGAAGGCGACGAGGCGCGCGCCGTCATGGAACGCACGCTGGCGGACACCACGCTGACGCAGACGACGATCTATTTCCGCTACTATCTGAACCAAGCGCTGAAAAAAGCCGGGCTGGGCGACCGACTGTTAGACAACATGCAGGTGTGGGAAGACCAGATGGCACTGGGCCTCTCGACCTGGGCCGAACAGCCCGAACCGTCGCGCTCGGATTGCCATGCTTGGGGCTCGAGCCCGAACATCGAATTTTTCCGCACGATCCTCGGTATCAACAGCGACGGACCGGGATTCTCGCGCATCCTCATCGAGCCCTCGCTCGGCAAGCTGAAGGAGGTTTCGGGCACGATGCCCCACCCTCGCGGCGACATCGCGGTAAAATACCGAGTCGGCAAAAAAGGTTCTCTGTCGGCCGAAATCACGCTGCCCGAGGGAGTCGAGGGAGAATTGATATGGAACGGGGAACGCAGGCCGCTTCACGGAGGATTCCAGCAATTGACCGTTCGATAA